In one Candidatus Nealsonbacteria bacterium genomic region, the following are encoded:
- a CDS encoding type II secretion system protein, producing MFKKNKGFTLIELLVVIAIIGVLSGLVLVSLGGARSKARDVARQSDIRQIAAALELQYSDDVQYPAITVDANKRINSTSTTPTYLDPWPLDPGGGSHGCNSSKGAYCAPVSSDAGPEYCVYATLENGNFFTASDSGISTLGTEPTVLDTCK from the coding sequence ATGTTTAAAAAGAATAAAGGTTTTACTTTAATTGAGCTATTGGTGGTTATTGCCATTATTGGAGTTTTATCCGGATTGGTTTTGGTTTCTTTAGGTGGCGCCAGGAGTAAAGCCAGGGACGTAGCAAGACAGTCTGATATCAGGCAGATTGCTGCTGCCTTAGAGTTGCAATATAGTGATGACGTGCAATATCCTGCTATTACAGTAGATGCTAATAAGAGAATAAACAGTACGAGCACGACTCCTACTTATTTAGACCCTTGGCCTCTAGATCCTGGAGGAGGCAGCCATGGTTGCAATAGCAGCAAAGGCGCTTACTGTGCACCCGTCAGCTCTGATGCGGGTCCAGAATATTGTGTCTATGCTACTCTGGAAAATGGTAATTTTTTTACTGCTTCTGATTCTGGAATAAGCACTCTTGGCACTGAGCCTACTGTTCTTGATACTTGTAAGTAA
- a CDS encoding prepilin-type N-terminal cleavage/methylation domain-containing protein produces MFKKNKGFTLIELLVVIAIIGTLSGLVLVSLGGARSKARDVARQSDIRQIAAALELQYSDDGEYPVITAGTEPTLARITTNLETITPTYLKPWPQDPGGGSHDCNSTQGAYCAFTSSAGGDYCVVAALENDDWFTASDSGISTLSSIPTDLETCK; encoded by the coding sequence ATGTTTAAAAAGAATAAAGGTTTTACTTTAATTGAGCTATTGGTAGTTATTGCCATTATTGGAACTTTATCTGGATTGGTTTTAGTTTCTTTAGGTGGTGCCAGGAGTAAAGCCAGGGACGTAGCAAGACAGTCTGATATCAGGCAGATTGCTGCTGCCTTAGAGTTGCAATACAGTGATGATGGAGAATATCCTGTTATTACAGCAGGTACTGAGCCTACTCTTGCGAGAATAACCACTAACCTTGAAACGATAACTCCTACTTATTTAAAGCCTTGGCCCCAGGATCCTGGAGGAGGCAGCCATGATTGTAATAGCACTCAGGGCGCTTACTGTGCATTTACTAGCTCTGCGGGGGGAGACTATTGTGTCGTTGCTGCTTTAGAAAATGATGACTGGTTTACTGCTTCTGATTCTGGAATAAGCACTCTTAGTTCTATTCCTACTGACCTTGAGACTTGTAAGTAA
- a CDS encoding type II secretion system F family protein, with protein MKFNYQVRTKKGEIQSGVVEASSKEAVLSLLQKHGYYVTYLEEAKIPFYARKIELLRGISQKDIVLFSRQLSMMFRSAVSLVEALRILGGQTKNIQLREQILNLSEEIEGGSSFSKALSRYPETFSFLYIAMVKAGETVGKLSESLDYLAEYLEKEYNLTSKTKGALMYPALVLLMAVSVIGLMTYTIIPQLKIVIEETGAEIPRLTEIVISSSEFLRNYSLFFVLGLFIFFFLLFRYYKTESGKSFVDKILIKLPVIGPFLKTLYLSRLAESLSILLSGGLMITQAIELSADIVGNSTYKNALFLLRDEVRKGKQASSVLILFPDIFTPLFIQMTLVGEKTGNLANSLKEVSDFYQGEVERGITNILNILEPVLIILLGGLVGGLIFSVLMPLYQTISI; from the coding sequence ATGAAGTTTAATTATCAGGTCAGAACTAAAAAAGGAGAAATTCAGAGCGGAGTAGTTGAAGCTTCTTCCAAAGAGGCTGTTCTTTCTCTTTTACAAAAGCATGGATATTACGTTACTTATCTTGAAGAAGCCAAAATACCTTTTTACGCCAGGAAAATAGAGTTGTTAAGGGGAATTTCTCAGAAAGATATTGTTCTATTTTCCAGACAGCTGTCAATGATGTTTCGTTCAGCAGTTTCCCTTGTTGAGGCTTTAAGGATTTTAGGTGGTCAGACTAAAAATATACAGCTTCGAGAGCAAATTTTAAACCTATCAGAAGAAATAGAAGGAGGAAGTTCTTTTTCCAAAGCCCTCTCACGTTATCCCGAGACATTTTCCTTTCTTTATATTGCCATGGTTAAAGCCGGAGAAACAGTAGGTAAATTGTCTGAATCTCTTGATTATTTAGCCGAGTACTTGGAAAAAGAATACAATTTAACATCTAAAACAAAGGGAGCTCTTATGTATCCTGCTTTAGTTCTTTTAATGGCGGTTTCGGTTATAGGATTAATGACTTATACAATTATCCCTCAGTTAAAAATTGTGATTGAAGAAACCGGAGCTGAAATACCAAGACTTACCGAGATAGTAATTAGTTCTTCTGAATTTTTAAGGAATTACAGTCTTTTTTTTGTTTTAGGGCTTTTTATTTTTTTCTTTTTACTCTTCAGATATTATAAAACAGAAAGCGGAAAAAGTTTTGTTGATAAAATCTTAATTAAATTGCCCGTTATTGGTCCTTTTCTAAAAACATTATATCTTTCTCGATTAGCAGAAAGTCTTTCTATTCTTTTATCAGGAGGATTAATGATTACTCAAGCTATTGAGCTTTCTGCTGATATCGTCGGCAACTCAACTTATAAAAATGCTCTCTTTTTGCTTAGAGACGAGGTCAGAAAAGGAAAGCAGGCTTCTTCGGTCTTAATCCTTTTTCCAGATATTTTTACTCCTCTATTTATTCAAATGACTTTGGTTGGAGAAAAGACAGGAAATTTAGCCAATAGTTTAAAAGAGGTCTCTGATTTTTATCAAGGAGAAGTTGAGAGAGGAATCACCAATATATTAAATATCTTAGAGCCCGTTTTAATTATTCTTTTAGGAGGTCTGGTTGGAGGATTAATATTTTCTGTTTTAATGCCTCTTTATCAAACAATATCTATTTAA